The Vibrio syngnathi DNA window CGCTCTTGTAGAGAAGCGAATTGAGCCGCTTTGTCTTTCATTAGGAAATCAATACCGTAAAGTGCAACACGACGGTAGTCACCAATGATACGACCACGGCCGTAAGCATCAGGAAGACCAGTCAGAACACCAGACTTACGACATTTTAGGATATCAGGAGTGTAGATATCGAAAACGCCAGCATTGTGTGTTTTGCGGTATTCTGAGTAGATTTTTGAAACCATTGGGTCAAGAGTTTCACCGTATGCTTTACAAGAACCTTCAACCATACGTACACCACCGTTAGGGATGATTGCACGTTTTAGTGGCTTCTCAGTTTGTAGACCAACGATAGTCTCAAGATCTTTCTCAATGTAACCTGCATCGTGAGCAGTAATGGTAGAGATAACAGAAGTATCGAAATCTACAGGTGCTTTAGTTGCGTTTTCCTGTTTGATACCTTCCATTACCGAAGACCAAAGCTTGTTAGTTGCTTCAGTACCCTCAGAAACTAGGAAAGACTCGTCGCCTTCATATGGCGTGTAGTTCTTTTGAATGAAATCACGAACGTTTACTTCGCTTTGCCACTCACCTGCAGCAAAATCTTCCCAAGCTTTAGCAAATTGCTCTGCCATGACATACCTACCTTTTTAGTAGAAAAAATACGTACATTAACACTGTTGAGCCAGTGCCCCTCGTAAGGGTAGTACACTCTTATTAATAACAATATATATGAGCATATGAGCGTCATATGGTTATATATATTGTCACTACCTTTTATATGTTGTCTTTACTCTATGTATTCAAGACTACGCTAAAAAATTTCTGTAAACCTTAAACTAAATCAATAAATGCCAAAAAAAGTTGAAAAAATTTGAGTGGCAGGGGTTGCCACCCAAACTTTTTTTTAGTCCCAATGCTACTTTTGTGTAGTAATGAGCATTATAGCCAAGCTTTTAGGCCATATTGACTTTCTAGCATACCAACGGCAAGCATTGCTACTAAACAGATAACTAAAACGCCAACTGGGATTACAATCTTATCTACAAATGATAGACGCTTCGCACGCTCTTTATCACCAATTAGACCGTTGTTATCAAGAAGCATAGTCAGAGCCCATGCTAATACAGGGTTAACAACCGCTGAACCGAAGATACAGATACCCGCTGCTTGAGAATCCTTTGAATCCTTAACCATTTGCATACCCGCTTCAAGTAGAGGTAGAGATACACCTACAAGTAGCGCAACACGCATCACTGGTGGCCATACTGCAACGTCCATTGGGAAACCAAGAATCGCAACAATAATACATAGAGAACCAAGCAAGATTGCGCCGCCAGGAATTGGACGTTTCGCGATTGCTGCTGGGATCATGTAAGTACCCCAAGAAGAAGTGATGTTACCACCACCAACCGCTGTACCCACCATTTGACGAACTGAACACATAGTCATAGTGTCATCAACGTCCATCAGAACTTTTTCAGACTTTTTAGGGTAGTTTAGTTCTTGGAAGATACGGTGACCTAGGAAGTCAGGTGACCACATCGCTACCGCTAGGATTGCAAATGGTAGAGAAGCGATGAAGTGTTCAACGTTTGGCAAGCCAAGCATCCAACCTTCAGAAGTCGAACCCCACCAGTAAACTGGGTTTAGGTTTGGGATACCCATTTCAGTTTCGAATACGATATCGAAACCAGCGCCCAATGCTAATGCAATAGCAAGGCCTGTGAATGCACAAACTGGGATAGCTAACCAACGCTTGTTCACTTTTGCTAAGAAAGCATAGATAGCAATAGTAATAGCAAGAACGATTAAACCAACGTAACCCATGCTGCCCGCTTCAACCGTAGAAGATTGAAGACCAACCGCCCATGCTTGAATCGAGTTAATTTGGCTCATGGTACCTGTTAGGCCTAAGAAAATGAGCAAGCCACCAGCGGTACCTTCCGAAGTCAGGTTAACCAGCTTGGAGCCGCCTTTTAGGAAACTTAGGATTAGACCGAAGACACCGATAAGGATTGCCAATGCAAGAGGGTGAGCACCAGCGAGAGCGATGGTACCAATAAGAGGGATCATTGGGCCGTGGTTACCGGCAAGGTTTGCTTTAGGGTTGAAGAAACCAGAAGCAAGGATACAGAACAGCAGTGCAGGAATCAGCATTTCTACACGAGCAACTTCAATCGCGAAGTCTTTACCTAGGTTTACGTGATCCCAAGCTTGAGTTAGGCCATCAGCCCAAGACATCATTACTGCTGAGTACATCGCGATGATACCGATGGTACCAGCAAGTGCAGGAACAAGATCTTCAAGTTCAAAACGGAAATCACGGCCTGGAAGGTTTAGGCCAAAACGACGAGGCTTCATGATTTGAAGTTCGTGATCTAAGTAATCTGAGCGGCTCTCAAATTCAGAAGCAGGGCGGTGTAGCTCTTTATAGCTTTTCTCTTCTACTTCAGAGTTCGCATTATTCACAACGTCTGACATAGATTCCTCATATTTTTATGTTAGTAATTCAAAAATTGAATTATAAAGTTTCGCGTAATTGCGTTATTTATTAGTTATAACTTATTAATATTATGTTGCACGGTTTTGGTGTGCTTTATGCAGCTAAGTTAAAAGAAATGTTCGGCATTTTTAATGCCTTATTCTTTGCTGCTGAGTCTAACAAGCTTACCCTTTAGGGTGATTGATCTTGATCACTTTATGAGTTTATGTGAAAGAAAGCTACAAAACGAAGCGATTCATTAACGTACCGTTGATGAATTGTGTAATTAGTTTTCACAAATTGACGTTACCTATCTTCTTCATGTCTTGCCCTATATAGCATGAGCTGAATAGCTCTTACTTACTGAGTTATTTCACTATTAGCCACTTATCTCTTAGTTGCCTATGAAGTTTTAATCACTCAATCGCTTTCAAATAACGTTCTCATCGAGTGAGTTTGGTGTACTAATGCGCGTGTTAGATTTCGTCGGCAGCGCAGTTTTTAAGTTCACAAAACGTGTTTTTCTTGTGAGGCATCAAGCTACGAGAATCTCATTTGATTAACTTTATTTAAACAATGTCAGAGTTGTAATTACAGCTTGTTGATACATTTCATTCAGTAAATTGAGACTAAAACGCTATTCATTGCATAATAAGTCAGAGTTAATCGCTATTTATTCCTAATTATTAGGTTAATAATTTGTTGCATGTTGTTCCGTGTGGTGCTAGTTTGTATCGCATGAAAAGGTCGGAGTACCTTGCATTTTCACAAACTTGGGAGAGAAAGCGCATGAAAGATGTACCAGCGCTGGACATAAAGGATTTACACAAAACGTTTGGTCAAAATGAAGTTTTAAAGGGAATTTCACTTTCTGCGCATAAAGGCGATGTAGTATCGATTATCGGATCTTCAGGGTCGGGTAAAAGTACTTTCCTTAGATGTATCAACCTTTTAGAGACACCTACCGCTGGCGAGATTTGGGTTAATGGTGAATTAATTCAAATGAAAAACAACCGCCAAGGTGTTTCTGTTCCTGCCAATGAAAAACAAGTACAGCGAATCCGTTCTCGCTTGGCGATGGTTTTTCAGGGTTTCAACCTGTGGTCTCACCTGACCGTTCTCGAAAATGTTATCGAAGCGCCTGTTCACGTCTTAGGTGTACCTAAAGCACAAGCGATTGAAAATGCAGAGTTACTACTGAAGAAAGTAGGCCTGTATGAGCGTAAAGATTACTACCCAGGTCATTTGTCTGGCGGGCAACAACAACGTGCTGCTATTGCGCGAGCACTAGCGGTAGATCCTGAAGTGATGCTTTTTGATGAACCAACATCGGCACTTGATCCTGAGTTAGTAGGGGAAGTACTTGGTGTAATGCGCGATCTAGCAGAAGAAGGAAGAACCATGCTTGTGGTAACACATGAAATGGCTTTTGCTCGTGACGTATCAAATCATGTGATGTTCTTACATCAAGGCTTGGTGGAAGAACAGGGCGATCCAGCTAAACTGTTTACTGAGCCTGAATCTGAGCGATTACAACAATTTATATCATCGATTTACTAATCAGAATTGAAATGCTGTTGCTAAGGTAAATGGCGACAGTGTTAA harbors:
- a CDS encoding ABC transporter ATP-binding protein is translated as MKDVPALDIKDLHKTFGQNEVLKGISLSAHKGDVVSIIGSSGSGKSTFLRCINLLETPTAGEIWVNGELIQMKNNRQGVSVPANEKQVQRIRSRLAMVFQGFNLWSHLTVLENVIEAPVHVLGVPKAQAIENAELLLKKVGLYERKDYYPGHLSGGQQQRAAIARALAVDPEVMLFDEPTSALDPELVGEVLGVMRDLAEEGRTMLVVTHEMAFARDVSNHVMFLHQGLVEEQGDPAKLFTEPESERLQQFISSIY
- a CDS encoding DUF3360 family protein, with translation MSDVVNNANSEVEEKSYKELHRPASEFESRSDYLDHELQIMKPRRFGLNLPGRDFRFELEDLVPALAGTIGIIAMYSAVMMSWADGLTQAWDHVNLGKDFAIEVARVEMLIPALLFCILASGFFNPKANLAGNHGPMIPLIGTIALAGAHPLALAILIGVFGLILSFLKGGSKLVNLTSEGTAGGLLIFLGLTGTMSQINSIQAWAVGLQSSTVEAGSMGYVGLIVLAITIAIYAFLAKVNKRWLAIPVCAFTGLAIALALGAGFDIVFETEMGIPNLNPVYWWGSTSEGWMLGLPNVEHFIASLPFAILAVAMWSPDFLGHRIFQELNYPKKSEKVLMDVDDTMTMCSVRQMVGTAVGGGNITSSWGTYMIPAAIAKRPIPGGAILLGSLCIIVAILGFPMDVAVWPPVMRVALLVGVSLPLLEAGMQMVKDSKDSQAAGICIFGSAVVNPVLAWALTMLLDNNGLIGDKERAKRLSFVDKIVIPVGVLVICLVAMLAVGMLESQYGLKAWL